The following coding sequences are from one Leptolyngbya sp. NIES-3755 window:
- a CDS encoding transposase (similar to AA sequence:cyanobase_aa:AM1_3696) yields the protein MSNQAKKYSPQFKAKVVLELLRGEKTQTEISRAHGVHRSVLTRWQNEFVERAPVVFGETGQVSETEARIAELEQMVGKLTMQLEVAKKASSISATKKSGAL from the coding sequence ATGTCAAATCAAGCGAAGAAATACAGCCCCCAATTCAAAGCCAAAGTCGTCCTCGAACTGCTGCGTGGCGAAAAGACGCAAACCGAGATCAGTCGAGCGCATGGCGTGCATCGCAGTGTGTTAACGCGATGGCAAAACGAATTCGTCGAACGAGCGCCCGTGGTGTTTGGGGAGACTGGACAAGTTTCAGAAACCGAAGCACGCATTGCAGAACTCGAACAAATGGTGGGGAAATTGACGATGCAATTAGAAGTCGCAAAAAAAGCATCGAGCATCTCAGCGACGAAGAAAAGCGGTGCATTGTAG
- a CDS encoding integrase, catalytic region (similar to AA sequence:cyanobase_aa:AM1_2477), producing the protein MRLVCEVLLVNRSSLYYQPVEEDFEAETELKSAIDKIAGEFPRYGYRRITQQLKRQGIVVNHKRVARLMKEMGLAGKAPKRRVRTTNSNHSFARYPNRVAGLRIERPNQVWVGDITYIRLGEGFVYLAVLMDVFTRCIRGWHLGRGLDHSLTLTALNKALEHYQPEIHHSDQGVQYAATGYVEALKQRNIEISMAEVGEPTQNGYAERLMRTIKEEEVDLSEYRNFAEAYMQIKVFLEDVYMRKRIHSSIGYLTPIEFESEWRNNH; encoded by the coding sequence GTGCGTTTGGTGTGTGAAGTACTATTGGTGAATCGAAGTAGCTTGTACTATCAGCCCGTTGAGGAAGATTTTGAAGCAGAGACAGAACTGAAATCAGCGATCGACAAAATTGCAGGCGAGTTTCCGCGCTATGGCTATCGGCGAATTACTCAGCAATTGAAACGGCAAGGGATTGTCGTCAACCATAAACGGGTTGCTCGATTGATGAAAGAAATGGGGCTTGCCGGAAAAGCTCCAAAACGGCGAGTTCGCACGACCAATAGCAATCATAGCTTTGCACGTTATCCGAATCGAGTTGCAGGACTGAGGATTGAACGACCGAACCAAGTCTGGGTTGGAGATATCACATACATTCGATTAGGAGAAGGCTTTGTTTATCTGGCTGTCTTGATGGATGTATTTACTCGCTGTATTCGGGGGTGGCACTTAGGGCGAGGACTGGATCACAGTCTGACCTTAACCGCATTGAACAAGGCTTTAGAACATTACCAGCCAGAGATTCATCATTCTGACCAAGGGGTGCAGTATGCAGCGACAGGCTATGTTGAGGCACTAAAGCAACGAAACATTGAAATCAGCATGGCAGAGGTGGGAGAGCCAACGCAGAATGGCTATGCGGAACGACTGATGCGAACGATTAAAGAGGAGGAAGTCGATTTATCCGAGTATCGTAACTTTGCGGAAGCGTACATGCAGATCAAAGTGTTTTTGGAGGATGTGTACATGAGGAAGAGGATACATTCATCAATTGGATATTTAACACCAATTGAATTTGAAAGTGAATGGAGGAACAATCACTAA
- a CDS encoding hypothetical protein (similar to AA sequence:cyanobase_aa:Cyan7425_5027), producing the protein MSPYLEACCLRASATVSYARAERDIAVYTGMRVSAKTQQRLVQRQPWEELEPEAPEPILEISIDGGNVKLTSGTQDEPDWRQYKAVRINGKGESRAWFQDNEALVATVSEMTPRN; encoded by the coding sequence ATGAGTCCTTACTTGGAAGCGTGCTGTTTGAGAGCGAGTGCAACGGTTTCCTATGCCCGCGCAGAACGAGACATCGCGGTGTATACAGGAATGCGCGTCAGCGCCAAAACGCAACAACGATTAGTCCAGCGACAACCGTGGGAAGAACTTGAACCCGAAGCGCCAGAGCCGATTCTGGAAATCAGTATTGATGGCGGCAATGTGAAGTTAACCAGTGGCACTCAAGACGAACCGGACTGGCGACAGTACAAAGCCGTTCGCATCAATGGCAAGGGAGAAAGTCGAGCTTGGTTTCAGGACAATGAGGCATTGGTCGCAACAGTGAGTGAAATGACCCCTCGAAACTAG
- a CDS encoding unknown protein (similar to AA sequence:cyanobase_aa:asl7669), whose amino-acid sequence MTPEDQQALNAHVQAIAKILYNDADKSQITNLAEIEAMVRTQVQQHVTPGLGSFLSQQLPPQLKATRDG is encoded by the coding sequence ATGACTCCTGAAGACCAACAAGCGCTGAATGCCCATGTTCAAGCGATTGCAAAAATCTTGTACAACGATGCTGACAAAAGCCAGATAACGAATTTGGCAGAAATCGAAGCGATGGTGCGAACTCAAGTGCAACAGCACGTCACACCAGGATTAGGGAGTTTTTTATCACAGCAGTTACCGCCACAACTGAAGGCTACCCGCGACGGTTGA
- a CDS encoding LCCL domain protein (similar to AA sequence:cyanobase_aa:SYNPCC7002_A1083), with protein MISKQALILSLLLSSFVPTTAIAAPRSSSVIKEINWNTDATSHRSQIGQIFSYRCPPNGRVSVIYGSDFYSTGSSICTAAVHAGLITVPAGGIVAIQIQPETILFGTTQSSVRTRSLSSSPSFLFVNPATSAPLTDPKIRIIGWGTDANHQRGRLDQEFSYRCLPNGEISTIYGTDVYSIGSSICTAAVHAGKITVKDGGTVTIRIGSEQNFTGTTRNGVRTRNLRGSGASFTFLL; from the coding sequence ATGATCAGCAAACAGGCTTTGATTCTTTCTTTGCTATTGTCTTCGTTCGTTCCGACTACTGCGATCGCAGCACCCCGCTCTAGTTCTGTTATTAAAGAGATTAATTGGAACACAGATGCAACATCACATCGATCGCAAATCGGACAAATTTTTAGCTATCGTTGTCCGCCCAACGGGCGTGTTTCTGTGATTTATGGAAGTGACTTCTATTCTACGGGTTCTTCGATTTGCACTGCTGCGGTTCATGCGGGACTCATTACCGTCCCTGCGGGGGGAATAGTTGCAATTCAAATCCAACCCGAAACGATTTTGTTTGGTACAACTCAAAGTAGTGTGAGAACTCGCAGTCTTTCCAGTTCACCAAGCTTTTTGTTTGTAAATCCTGCGACTAGCGCTCCGCTCACTGACCCAAAAATTCGCATCATTGGCTGGGGAACTGATGCAAATCATCAACGGGGGCGGCTTGACCAAGAATTCAGCTACCGTTGTTTACCAAATGGTGAGATTTCCACGATTTATGGCACTGACGTTTACAGCATTGGCTCTTCGATCTGTACAGCCGCAGTTCACGCAGGGAAGATTACGGTAAAGGATGGTGGAACAGTGACAATTCGGATTGGCTCAGAGCAGAACTTTACGGGTACAACTCGAAATGGGGTGAGAACTCGAAATCTACGAGGTTCGGGAGCAAGTTTCACCTTTCTACTTTGA
- a CDS encoding HNH endonuclease (similar to AA sequence:cyanobase_aa:LBDG_29020), with translation MQATEPHILQTSIVVFSRNYLPIGRINIKRAIVLIITGQAEPLDFEDTRQWEVRSPNIVLQVSEHIRLTGSNPERHWKIPAVSRREILRRDNHTCQYCGSTKHLTIDHVIPRSKGGTHTWDNVVTACATCNSKKSDRFLSELGMKLKTKPKPPIHPAIAFSEQFWQASEKKL, from the coding sequence ATGCAGGCAACCGAACCACATATATTACAGACCTCGATCGTCGTTTTTTCCAGAAACTACCTGCCGATCGGTCGCATCAACATCAAACGAGCAATCGTCCTGATTATCACCGGACAAGCTGAACCGCTCGATTTTGAAGATACTCGCCAGTGGGAAGTACGATCGCCCAACATCGTACTACAAGTGTCGGAACACATCCGTTTAACCGGATCAAATCCAGAACGCCATTGGAAAATCCCCGCAGTCAGCCGCCGAGAAATTCTCCGCCGTGACAATCACACCTGCCAGTACTGCGGCAGCACCAAGCATCTAACGATCGATCACGTGATTCCCCGTTCTAAAGGCGGAACTCACACCTGGGATAACGTGGTGACGGCTTGCGCGACTTGTAACTCGAAAAAGAGCGATCGCTTTTTATCCGAACTCGGCATGAAGCTCAAAACCAAGCCAAAACCACCGATTCATCCAGCGATCGCGTTCTCCGAACAGTTCTGGCAAGCCTCCGAAAAAAAGTTGTAG
- a CDS encoding hypothetical protein (similar to AA sequence:cyanobase_aa:Ava_4013): MNRVSIAQNTLEILEAGHYTAPSGTQVNITAEIRDCVDRTLYYDPETLSNIQQEILSSPAQCSTSLEVKRETTLEGIQRLAGKFQKIGALNFASATNPGGGFLNGAQAQEESLARSSALYKSLLKGREYYDYHRANRSTFYSDRMIYSPNCPVFKDDNGNLLDQPYFVDFITSPAPNAGMIAKDRSNDVDKIEETLRVRGSKVLSLAVHQNCDALILGAWGCGVFRNSPVMVAQMFADLLKGDFQGRFRFVSFSIYDSSKNQSVFSAFNQQFESVA; encoded by the coding sequence ATGAACAGAGTCTCGATCGCACAAAATACTCTAGAAATTCTCGAAGCCGGACATTACACGGCTCCCAGTGGAACACAAGTGAACATTACAGCAGAGATTCGAGATTGTGTCGATCGAACACTCTATTACGATCCCGAAACCCTCTCAAATATTCAGCAAGAAATTCTTTCCAGTCCTGCTCAATGCTCAACGTCTCTTGAAGTTAAGCGCGAAACAACTTTAGAAGGGATTCAACGACTTGCGGGAAAGTTTCAAAAGATTGGTGCTCTCAACTTTGCATCGGCAACAAATCCGGGTGGGGGCTTTCTCAATGGCGCACAAGCTCAAGAGGAAAGCTTAGCTCGAAGTTCTGCATTGTACAAAAGCTTATTAAAAGGTCGAGAGTACTATGACTATCATCGGGCGAATCGATCGACATTTTATAGCGATCGCATGATTTATTCTCCAAACTGTCCTGTGTTCAAAGACGATAATGGCAACCTTTTAGACCAGCCTTATTTTGTCGATTTCATTACTAGCCCCGCCCCCAATGCTGGAATGATTGCAAAAGATCGATCGAATGACGTAGACAAAATCGAGGAAACGTTGCGAGTTCGAGGTAGTAAAGTTCTAAGCTTAGCAGTCCATCAAAACTGTGATGCTTTGATTCTAGGCGCATGGGGATGTGGTGTGTTTAGAAATTCACCTGTGATGGTTGCTCAAATGTTTGCGGATTTGCTCAAGGGTGACTTTCAAGGAAGGTTTAGGTTTGTCTCTTTCTCAATCTATGACTCTAGTAAAAATCAGAGTGTCTTCTCTGCATTCAATCAACAATTTGAGAGTGTCGCCTAA
- a CDS encoding transposase (similar to AA sequence:cyanobase_aa:MAE37920) codes for MPCTPKKTVEQIIDRGNDYVIAVKKNQPKLYEWIATQFEQHPADSIADDIEHTRNRTTQRTVSVLKPLPGLDAAWVGVQRLIRVERTGIRGAEPVHETMFYFSSLATDAEELSRRVREHWHIENRLHYPKDVVMREDIAPLCDGYAPANFAILRTIALNLFRLHGFASITKGIRHLAHNISHLFSFLQ; via the coding sequence ATGCCTTGCACACCCAAAAAAACCGTTGAGCAAATCATCGACCGTGGCAATGACTACGTGATTGCCGTCAAGAAGAATCAACCCAAGCTTTACGAATGGATTGCAACCCAGTTTGAGCAGCATCCTGCTGATAGCATCGCAGATGACATTGAACATACGAGAAACCGCACCACGCAGCGCACGGTCAGTGTTCTGAAACCCCTGCCTGGATTGGATGCAGCTTGGGTAGGTGTGCAGCGCTTGATTCGCGTCGAGCGCACGGGTATTCGTGGCGCTGAGCCAGTTCACGAAACCATGTTCTACTTTAGTTCCTTGGCGACGGATGCCGAAGAACTGAGCCGTCGTGTCCGAGAGCATTGGCACATTGAGAATCGCCTCCACTATCCGAAAGATGTCGTCATGCGTGAGGACATCGCTCCGCTCTGTGATGGCTATGCTCCAGCTAATTTTGCAATCCTCCGCACAATCGCCCTTAACTTGTTTCGATTGCATGGTTTTGCCTCCATCACGAAAGGCATTCGTCATCTGGCTCACAACATTTCTCACCTCTTTTCTTTTCTTCAATGA
- a CDS encoding transposase (similar to AA sequence:cyanobase_aa:MAE03690), with protein sequence MSLIDHLKQIRDYRTQPQYPLWVILVLILMGTMSGCLGYRALEDFVERHQAALLAVMKLPHKRLPSYSTIRRTMVRVDFVALTNAFNAWAQETISVPEQTAIAVDGKSIKASVEEYDSAYQDFVAVVSAFCTQLGVVIGLQARHNGSESEITTVQTLLEVLQVQGVCFSMDALHTQKNR encoded by the coding sequence ATGAGCTTGATTGATCACCTCAAACAAATCCGAGATTATCGCACTCAACCTCAGTATCCGTTATGGGTGATTTTGGTCTTGATTTTAATGGGCACGATGAGTGGCTGTTTGGGCTACCGCGCATTAGAAGATTTTGTGGAGCGACATCAAGCCGCGCTTCTTGCCGTCATGAAGCTTCCACACAAGCGCTTACCCTCATACTCGACGATTCGGCGAACAATGGTGCGGGTCGATTTTGTTGCCTTAACGAATGCCTTTAACGCTTGGGCACAAGAGACAATTTCCGTTCCAGAGCAAACTGCGATTGCGGTAGATGGCAAGAGTATCAAAGCCAGTGTCGAGGAGTATGATAGTGCCTACCAAGATTTTGTCGCAGTTGTCTCTGCATTTTGTACTCAGCTCGGAGTCGTGATTGGACTTCAAGCGAGACACAATGGCAGTGAAAGCGAGATTACAACCGTGCAAACCCTGTTGGAGGTCTTGCAAGTTCAAGGGGTGTGTTTCAGTATGGATGCCTTGCACACCCAAAAAAACCGTTGA